The following is a genomic window from Fluviispira vulneris.
AAAACTACTGCCGATCATTTCTCTCTCACAAGTGCTATTTCAAAAAAGTCTGCCTTTAAATAGTGAAAAAGATAACACAGTCTCAAATATTGTTATATTAAATGCTGATAATTTTCTCTTTGGTCTCATTGTTGATGAAATCAATGATTCAGCAGATATTGTAGTTAAATCTCTTTCGCAATTTTTAAAAGATTTAAAAGTTTTTTCTGGTGCAACGATTATGGGGGATGGCACGGTTGCACTCACAATCGATGTCTTAGGGATTGCTGAAACAGCAAAAATATCAATTGATCATACAAATGAACGCCCCTCTAGCAATATTCAGAGCAAATCAGAAAGCAATTATCACTCTGATAACTGTGAATATCTTTTAATTGATACCGGAGCACCAAGCTCTTATGCCATTCCTCTTTCGATTGTGAATCGCCTCGAAGAATTTGAAAGTGATAAATTCGAACTTTCAGGTGAGCAAAAAGTAATCCGATATAGAAATTCTTTGTTACCTATTTTTTCACTCCCTGATTTTCTTGAACTGCCATTTGAGGATCCTAAAAAATTAATTGCAAGAGAAAGAACTCCAATCGTTGTCATTAAAAGAGGAAATTTTTCTTATGGAATTGAAGTAAGAGAAATTCATGACATCGTAGAAGTTTCTTCCGAAATTGATCAATCAGTAAAAGATAGACCAGGAATTTTAGGAACAATCGTCACAAATGAACAAATCATAGTTGTAGCAGATATTTTTGGCATGATTGACACAATTAAGTTAACACTCGAATCACAAAGCCATCTTCATACAGAAGTCGGTCAAGAAACAATTCACAACCATGAAACTTCTCACAAACATCTTCATGACCCCATTCAAAGACACAAACACAGAATTTTACTAGTCGAGGACAGCTCATTTTTTAGAAATTATATTCGTTCTGTACTTCTCGAAGCAGGATTCTTAGTGGATACAGCATACGATGGAGCAAACGCGCTTGAAATTCTTAACAACGCTCCTAAAAATCATTTCTCTTTGATTTTATCAGATATTGAAATGCCTGTTATGGATGGAATTACTTTTGCGAAGAAAGTTAAGTCATCAAAAAATTATGCCAACATTCCGATGATAGCTGTTACGACAAAATACAGTCAAGAAGACATTGAAGAAGGATTAAATGCAGGATTTTTGATTTATCTTGAAAAGCTTCGTGCTGAAAAACTCATTGCTGAATTAGACTCAACTCTTATTCACAATGGAAAAATAGGAGAAAACTAAGCAATGCATGAAGATGAAAAAAAACAAATCAATTTAAATAATGCGATGTCTAGTAAAACAAAACAATTTTCAGCTTTTTATTTAGACAATCGTTTATATGGTATTGAAGTGAGTCGTGTACAAGAAGTGGTACGCTCTATGAATATGACACCTATTCCTTTAGCTCCAGATTATGTAAGAGGTTTGATTAATTTACGCGGACAAGTCGCGACAGCCATTGGTTTACGCCAATTATTCGGTTTTCATACACAACTTCCAGAAGAATTTATCAATATCGTTTGCAAAATAGATGGCATGCTTATCTCATTTCAAGTTGATGAAATAGGCGATGTTATTGAAGTCTCAGAAGAGGACTTTGAACAAACTCCACAAACAATTTCAGATGATATTCGCAGATATATGCTTGGGGTATATAAGATTTCAAATTCTCTTTTGAGTGCAATTGATGTTGAAAATATAATTAAGTTTTTAAATCAAAAGACTTGAATAGAGTTTTAGCAATATTGCTTTGCTAATAAAGGAACAGAAATGAGAATCCTTATTGTAGATGATTCCGTTGTATTTCGCTCACAGATTAAATCTGCATTGGAAGGAATAAAAGACATTGTTGTTGTGGCAAGTGCAGCCAATGGAAAAATTGCAATGGAGCGTTTAGAACAAAATTCCATCGATGTTGTTATTTTAGATCTTGAAATGCCTGTTATGGATGGCTTATCTATGCTGGAAGAAATGAAAAAAAAATCATATAACCAACGTGTCATTGTTTTTGCAGCCCCGACAGGCACAGGAATCGACTTAGCTTTAACAGCACTTCACGCTGGTGCCTCCGATTTTATCGCTAAACCAAATTCATCGGGTTCTCTCGAAGAAGCATTTGAAGGAATCCAGAAAGAATTAATTCCTAAGATTTTACAATTTAAATCAAAAATTGAGCATAATTTAATATATATACCAAAGAGCGATCAAAATCCCGAATCTGCCTCATTGCCTGTCAGTTCTCCCAATCAAGAACCTAAACAAATAATTGTTTATGATAAGAGATTAAATATTAAGGATTTTTCACTAATTAAGCCTAAAGTCATCGGAATTGGAGCCTCAACTGGGGGACCATCTGCCCTTGAAAAAATATTCGAAAAAATAAAAGAATTACCTTTAAGAATTCCTATCTTTATCACCCAACACATGCCGCCAAAATTCACTGAAGCCCTTGCAAATAGAATCCAAGTCATCAGTGGACATCCAACACATGAAGCAACGCATGGAGAAACAGCATTGCCTGGTCATGTTTATGTTGCCCCAGGTGATTTTCATATGAGTGTCGATCGATCAAGCGACGGACAAAGAGTCATTATTTGTTTGGATCAAAATCCGAAAAGAAATTCTGTGCGCCCTGCAGTGGATACATTATTTGAATCTTTAGCAAGAGTTTATGGAAATGGCTGCACAGCATTTGTTTTAACCGGCATGGGTGAAGACGGAATGGTCGGTGCAAAAGCTATTAAAGAAGTCTCTGGCAATATTATCATCCAAGATCCAGAGTCTGCCACTGTCTGGGGTATGCCTGGAGCAGTGCATGCCACAGGAGCTTATGACTCAATGGGAAATTTAGAAGAATGTTCTGATTATTTAAGACAAATGATTGGGTGAGGCGGAGTATGCCAAAGTTATTTTGCGAATACCTTTTAGAAATTAAATTGATAAAATCTGAACAATTGTTAGATGCTTTTATGGAACAAATCAATCACGTTCCATCTACGGCTGAGGTAATTTATAATTCAAATATTTTAAATAAAGAAGAAATTTTAAAAATACTCATTCACCAGCAGCAAGAAGGAATGGATTTTAGAAGCAGCGCAAAAGATTTAGGTTTATGGACATTTAATTTATCCCAAGAAGTTAACAAAAAAATTCAAGCTACTCATAAACCACTTGGAGAAATACTCATTCAAAAAGGTTTTTTTACTTTAGATTCATTATCTTCTGCATTTGCAAGCTATACTGAAAATATAAATTCTTTAAAAAACACACCTGAGAAAGATATTAAAATACAAGAGTCTCACAATCCAACTTTATCGAACGAATATTTAACCTGTTTTAATAATGATATTCTGCCCAATATGCAGAGAACAATTTATATATTAAAAGA
Proteins encoded in this region:
- a CDS encoding chemotaxis protein CheW; protein product: MHEDEKKQINLNNAMSSKTKQFSAFYLDNRLYGIEVSRVQEVVRSMNMTPIPLAPDYVRGLINLRGQVATAIGLRQLFGFHTQLPEEFINIVCKIDGMLISFQVDEIGDVIEVSEEDFEQTPQTISDDIRRYMLGVYKISNSLLSAIDVENIIKFLNQKT
- the cheB gene encoding chemotaxis-specific protein-glutamate methyltransferase CheB, which gives rise to MRILIVDDSVVFRSQIKSALEGIKDIVVVASAANGKIAMERLEQNSIDVVILDLEMPVMDGLSMLEEMKKKSYNQRVIVFAAPTGTGIDLALTALHAGASDFIAKPNSSGSLEEAFEGIQKELIPKILQFKSKIEHNLIYIPKSDQNPESASLPVSSPNQEPKQIIVYDKRLNIKDFSLIKPKVIGIGASTGGPSALEKIFEKIKELPLRIPIFITQHMPPKFTEALANRIQVISGHPTHEATHGETALPGHVYVAPGDFHMSVDRSSDGQRVIICLDQNPKRNSVRPAVDTLFESLARVYGNGCTAFVLTGMGEDGMVGAKAIKEVSGNIIIQDPESATVWGMPGAVHATGAYDSMGNLEECSDYLRQMIG